In Desulfovibrio sp. UIB00, the following are encoded in one genomic region:
- the fdnG gene encoding formate dehydrogenase-N subunit alpha, translating into MKSTRRSFLKGVGAGVLCLTLGQLGFDLGEAQAYAVKLKIEGAKEVISVCPFCSVCCQVIAYVRDGKLVSTEGDPDFPVNEGALCAKGAALFSMYTNDHRLKKPLYRAPNSDHWVEKDWDWTLAQIARRVKDTRDKDFILKNAKGQTVNRLDSIFWMGTSHASNEECAVIHQAIRGLGVVHMDHQARVUHSPTVAALAESFGRGAMTNHWIDIKNSDAVLIIGSNAAEHHPVAFKWVMRAKDNGAVLMHVDPKFSRTSARCDFHVPLRSGTDIPFLGGMVNYILENKLYFKEYVEKYTHAAFVVGKDYAFNDGLFSGYDPVTRTYDKKTWALEMGPDGKPVVDPTFQNERCVINMMRQHYSRYTLKNVSDVTGVSQENLLKVYKAFCATGGPDKAGTIMYALGWTQHTVGVQNIRLSSLIQLLLGNIGVAGGGINALRGEPNVQGSTDHALLYNNLPGYHGTPRAPWQTLTDYNKANTPVTKLPNSANWWSNRPKYIASLLKGWFGDEATPENDFCYDLLAKLEPNEDCSYMFAMDKVYQGKMRGGFIFGVNPMNSFPNTNKMRAALDKLDWLVCSELHNSETTDNWKRPGVDPKACKTEVFLLPSAHRIEKEGTISNSGRWLQWFDQGVKPGGEARNFADIVVPLFNQIRDLYKAEGGVLPEPILKMNWPDKYDASDWARRINGFFWADTKVGDKQYKRGQLVPAFAALKDDGTTSSLNWIYTGSWTEEDGNKSKRRNTSQTPMQANIGLFPNWSWCWPVNRRILYNRASVDVNGKPFNPKRAVIEWDGTKWVGDVPDGPWPPMANEGGKLPFIMVKDGHSQFFAAGPADGPFPEHYEPAETPLASHPFSRQLSSPVYKFHTSDMDKIAAPADPNYPYVLTTYSLTEHWCGGGETRNVPNLLETEPQLYVEMSPELAKEKGIKNGDGVLLESIRGTCEAIAMVTVRIRPFTVMGRTIHLVGMPFAFGWTTPKCGDSTNRLTVGAFDPNTTIPESKACCVNLRKADKLTEIG; encoded by the coding sequence ATGAAAAGCACCCGGAGGAGCTTCCTCAAGGGCGTCGGTGCAGGAGTTCTCTGCCTCACATTGGGGCAGCTGGGCTTCGACCTGGGCGAGGCCCAGGCTTACGCCGTAAAACTCAAGATAGAAGGCGCCAAGGAAGTCATCAGCGTCTGCCCCTTCTGTTCGGTCTGCTGTCAGGTCATAGCCTATGTGCGTGACGGCAAGCTCGTTTCCACAGAGGGCGACCCGGACTTTCCCGTTAACGAAGGTGCGCTCTGCGCCAAGGGCGCGGCGCTCTTCAGCATGTACACCAATGACCACCGCCTGAAGAAGCCGCTTTACCGCGCGCCCAACAGTGATCACTGGGTGGAAAAAGACTGGGACTGGACTTTGGCCCAGATCGCCCGCCGGGTTAAAGACACCCGCGACAAAGATTTTATTCTCAAGAATGCCAAGGGGCAGACGGTCAACCGTCTTGATTCCATCTTCTGGATGGGTACCTCGCACGCCTCCAACGAAGAATGCGCAGTCATTCACCAAGCAATACGCGGCCTGGGTGTTGTCCATATGGACCACCAGGCACGGGTCTGACACAGCCCCACTGTTGCGGCTCTGGCAGAGTCGTTCGGACGCGGTGCTATGACGAACCACTGGATCGATATCAAGAATAGCGATGCAGTGCTTATTATCGGCAGCAATGCCGCTGAACATCATCCTGTCGCCTTTAAGTGGGTCATGCGGGCCAAGGACAACGGGGCCGTGCTTATGCACGTTGACCCCAAGTTCTCGCGCACGTCCGCCCGTTGCGACTTCCACGTGCCTCTGCGCTCGGGAACGGATATTCCCTTCCTGGGCGGCATGGTCAACTACATTCTGGAAAACAAGCTGTACTTCAAGGAATATGTTGAAAAGTACACCCATGCCGCCTTTGTGGTGGGCAAGGATTATGCTTTCAACGACGGCCTTTTCAGCGGCTATGATCCGGTCACGCGCACATACGACAAAAAGACATGGGCGCTGGAAATGGGTCCCGACGGCAAGCCTGTTGTCGATCCCACCTTCCAGAACGAGCGCTGCGTCATCAACATGATGCGCCAGCACTATTCCCGCTACACGCTTAAAAACGTTTCTGACGTTACGGGCGTTTCGCAGGAAAATCTGCTCAAGGTCTACAAGGCCTTCTGCGCCACTGGCGGCCCCGACAAGGCTGGCACCATCATGTACGCTCTGGGCTGGACACAGCACACCGTGGGCGTGCAGAACATTCGTCTTTCCTCGCTGATCCAGCTCCTGCTGGGCAATATCGGCGTGGCTGGCGGCGGCATCAACGCCCTGCGCGGCGAGCCCAATGTGCAGGGTTCCACCGACCATGCCCTGCTGTACAACAACCTGCCCGGCTACCACGGCACCCCTCGCGCCCCGTGGCAGACCCTGACCGACTACAACAAGGCCAACACCCCTGTCACCAAGCTGCCCAACAGCGCCAACTGGTGGAGCAACAGGCCCAAGTATATCGCCAGCCTGCTCAAGGGCTGGTTTGGTGATGAAGCCACGCCTGAAAACGACTTCTGCTATGACCTGCTGGCCAAGCTGGAGCCGAACGAAGACTGCTCATACATGTTTGCCATGGATAAAGTCTATCAGGGCAAAATGCGCGGCGGTTTCATCTTTGGCGTGAACCCCATGAACAGCTTCCCCAACACCAACAAGATGCGGGCCGCTCTGGACAAGCTGGACTGGCTCGTGTGTTCTGAGCTGCACAATTCGGAAACCACGGACAACTGGAAGCGTCCCGGTGTGGACCCCAAGGCCTGCAAGACCGAAGTGTTCCTTTTGCCCTCGGCTCACCGCATTGAAAAGGAAGGCACTATCAGCAACAGCGGCCGCTGGTTGCAGTGGTTCGATCAGGGCGTTAAGCCCGGCGGCGAAGCACGCAACTTTGCAGACATTGTTGTGCCCCTGTTCAACCAGATACGCGATCTCTACAAGGCCGAAGGCGGCGTCTTGCCCGAGCCCATCCTCAAGATGAATTGGCCGGACAAGTACGACGCTTCTGACTGGGCGCGCCGCATCAACGGTTTCTTCTGGGCCGATACCAAGGTGGGCGACAAGCAGTACAAGCGCGGTCAGCTTGTGCCTGCCTTCGCGGCGCTGAAGGACGACGGTACGACCTCGTCGCTCAACTGGATTTACACAGGCAGCTGGACAGAAGAAGATGGCAACAAGTCCAAACGCCGTAATACCAGTCAGACGCCCATGCAGGCCAATATCGGCCTGTTCCCCAACTGGTCGTGGTGCTGGCCGGTGAACCGCCGCATTCTGTATAACCGCGCTTCTGTGGATGTGAACGGCAAGCCGTTCAATCCCAAGCGTGCGGTTATTGAATGGGACGGCACCAAGTGGGTGGGCGACGTCCCCGACGGCCCCTGGCCGCCCATGGCCAATGAGGGCGGCAAGCTGCCCTTCATCATGGTGAAGGACGGTCACTCCCAGTTCTTCGCCGCTGGCCCAGCTGACGGCCCCTTCCCCGAACACTACGAACCTGCGGAAACGCCTCTGGCCAGCCATCCGTTCTCAAGGCAGTTGAGCAGCCCGGTGTACAAGTTCCATACCTCCGATATGGACAAGATCGCCGCGCCCGCTGACCCCAACTACCCCTATGTGCTGACCACCTACAGCCTCACCGAACACTGGTGCGGCGGCGGCGAAACGCGCAATGTGCCCAACCTGCTTGAAACCGAGCCTCAGCTCTATGTGGAAATGAGCCCAGAGCTGGCCAAGGAAAAGGGCATCAAGAACGGCGATGGCGTCCTTCTTGAAAGCATTCGCGGTACCTGCGAGGCCATCGCCATGGTGACGGTGCGCATTCGTCCCTTTACGGTTATGGGCAGAACGATCCACCTTGTGGGTATGCCCTTTGCCTTTGGCTGGACAACGCCCAAGTGCGGCGACTCCACCAACCGGCTGACCGTTGGTGCGTTTGACCCCAACACCACCATTCCTGAATCCAAGGCCTGCTGCGTCAATCTGCGTAAGGCCGACAAGCTGACCGAAATAGGCTAA
- a CDS encoding 4Fe-4S dicluster domain-containing protein: MPKTFLIDTTRCTACRGCQLACKEWHDLPANETKQRGTHQNPPDLNPNNLKIVRFRERMKPDGTVVWNFFPDQCRHCLTPICKEVADMAVPGAIIKDPKTGMVIATDKSAKLSPEDAQAVIDACPYNIPRLDPKTKCLTKCDMCIDRVTAGMLPICVKTCPTGTMAFGEREEILPMAKKRLETVKKTFPKAFLADVEDVSVIYLLAEEKEHYYEHAAFM, translated from the coding sequence ATGCCGAAGACTTTTTTGATCGACACCACTCGGTGCACGGCATGCCGGGGCTGCCAGTTGGCCTGTAAGGAATGGCATGACCTGCCTGCCAATGAGACCAAGCAGCGCGGCACTCATCAGAATCCGCCGGATCTGAACCCCAACAACCTCAAGATTGTTCGTTTTCGCGAGCGTATGAAGCCTGACGGTACCGTTGTGTGGAACTTCTTTCCCGACCAGTGCCGCCACTGCCTTACGCCCATTTGCAAGGAAGTGGCCGACATGGCCGTGCCCGGCGCCATCATCAAGGATCCCAAAACGGGTATGGTGATAGCCACGGACAAAAGCGCCAAGCTGAGCCCCGAGGATGCGCAGGCCGTTATTGACGCCTGCCCCTACAACATCCCCCGGCTGGATCCCAAGACCAAGTGCCTGACCAAGTGTGACATGTGCATTGACCGCGTCACTGCGGGCATGCTGCCCATTTGCGTCAAGACGTGCCCCACGGGCACAATGGCTTTTGGCGAAAGGGAGGAAATCCTGCCCATGGCCAAAAAGCGGCTTGAAACAGTCAAAAAGACCTTCCCCAAGGCTTTTCTGGCTGATGTAGAAGATGTGAGCGTCATCTACCTGCTGGCCGAAGAAAAAGAACACTACTACGAACACGCGGCCTTCATGTAA
- a CDS encoding formate dehydrogenase accessory protein FdhE, translated as MAVKRQTVAQTLEEVISWRPVLAPVLRSFEPLLTAQEALGDAVAECLKKEGLSLPQAEPQRMEQGVSMLAGAPFAGVAPAVRICAEKLLPMLCRMDAVVPHKAKLTDFFLKSDGAEAQRAEELVCAAASGDRDALAALAEKMGLDPLVLDFVTGFIVAPILRGMTAQAVAAEGDTPWEAGDVWRQGYCPVCGALPTIGWMDKPSIDEKNAFLAGGGGKKHLHCGVCGADWKFRRGACPACGEEGSGVMELLRESGTAHGERLDWCTKCKSYCPAVDLREREFVPNLDALALGMMHLDMVAARKKLKPVRPSFWNMF; from the coding sequence ATGGCTGTTAAAAGGCAAACCGTTGCCCAAACCCTTGAAGAAGTTATCTCGTGGCGTCCGGTATTGGCCCCTGTGCTGCGGTCGTTTGAACCGCTGCTCACCGCCCAGGAAGCGCTTGGTGATGCTGTGGCCGAATGCCTTAAAAAAGAGGGCTTGTCACTGCCGCAGGCTGAGCCGCAGCGGATGGAACAGGGTGTTTCAATGCTTGCCGGAGCTCCCTTTGCGGGCGTGGCCCCAGCGGTGCGTATTTGCGCAGAAAAGCTGCTGCCCATGCTGTGCCGCATGGACGCCGTCGTTCCCCACAAGGCCAAGCTCACGGATTTTTTTCTGAAATCTGATGGAGCAGAAGCCCAGCGAGCAGAAGAGCTGGTTTGCGCAGCTGCCTCGGGCGACAGGGATGCCCTGGCGGCTTTGGCTGAAAAAATGGGCCTTGACCCCTTGGTGCTGGACTTTGTGACCGGGTTCATCGTTGCGCCGATTTTGCGAGGCATGACCGCCCAGGCCGTGGCCGCAGAGGGCGACACCCCTTGGGAAGCCGGCGATGTGTGGCGGCAGGGCTATTGCCCTGTGTGCGGCGCACTGCCCACCATTGGATGGATGGATAAACCCAGCATTGATGAAAAAAATGCTTTTCTCGCGGGCGGCGGCGGTAAAAAACACCTGCACTGCGGCGTGTGCGGCGCGGACTGGAAATTCCGCCGTGGCGCATGCCCTGCATGCGGCGAGGAAGGCAGCGGGGTGATGGAATTGCTGCGAGAAAGCGGCACTGCTCACGGTGAGCGGCTGGATTGGTGCACCAAGTGCAAGTCGTACTGCCCGGCAGTGGATCTGCGCGAGCGCGAGTTTGTTCCCAATCTGGATGCGCTGGCGCTTGGCATGATGCATCTGGATATGGTGGCGGCACGTAAAAAGCTGAAACCAGTCAGACCCTCATTCTGGAACATGTTTTAG
- a CDS encoding cytochrome c3 family protein → MKYVTLLLLALSLAWVGEAQARDIKEMSQAIKKPIEIPGGTSPRMSVMFPHTAHKGINCMHCHHEVGSDSRYVACTECHATPGARERDPMSMFMAFHSKNGDRSCYGCHSQKAQENPAKYGAKFKGCRPCHMAASAREAAKQK, encoded by the coding sequence ATGAAATATGTGACCTTGTTGCTGCTTGCGTTGAGCCTCGCGTGGGTTGGCGAAGCGCAGGCGCGTGATATCAAGGAAATGTCGCAGGCCATTAAAAAGCCTATTGAAATTCCTGGTGGAACATCTCCGCGTATGAGCGTCATGTTCCCCCACACGGCGCACAAAGGCATCAACTGCATGCACTGCCACCACGAAGTGGGCAGCGACAGCCGCTACGTAGCCTGTACCGAATGCCACGCCACCCCTGGTGCGCGCGAACGTGACCCCATGAGCATGTTCATGGCCTTCCACTCCAAGAATGGCGACCGTTCCTGCTACGGCTGCCACTCGCAGAAGGCTCAGGAAAATCCCGCCAAGTACGGTGCCAAGTTCAAGGGCTGCCGTCCCTGCCACATGGCTGCCAGCGCCCGCGAAGCCGCCAAGCAGAAGTAA